The genomic window CCTATGATCATCCGGTAGTACTGACATTGAAAGCTAAACTTCCCAGGGATAACCCACAGATTGAATCTGTTGTGCCGGTTTACTGGAATGCCAACTGGTATGAAAGGGAAACCTATGAGTTATTCGGTGTACAGTATACGAATCATCCGGACCTGAGAAACCTTGTGCTTCCGGACGAATTACTGGGAGAATGGCCTCTGCGTAAGGATTACAAAGGTTTCCCCCAAAATACTGCTAAAAACCTGGTGTGAGTGATAAATATGGATACTAATGTTGGTCCTGATGAGATGCTTATCCACATGGGGCCTCAGCATGTTGCACAACCCGGACCTTTCAGGCTGAATGTTAAAGTGAAAGGTGAGACTGTGCAGGACTCTGAGGTCGAGCTGGGTTTCATCCATAAGGGCATTGAAAAAATACTGGAAAGCAAGACCTATCTTCAAGGCATTCCTGTGGTTGACAGGGCATGTTACCTTGCAGCCCTTTCCAATGAAGAAGCATTCGTAGGCAGCGTAGAAAAGCTTGTCGGCATTGAACCAACTGAAAGGTCACAGTATATCAGGGTTATAGTTGAAGAACTTTCCAGGATACAGAGCCATCTGCTTGGATATGCGGAATATGCTTCTTTCCTTGGATTTGTCT from Methanohalophilus halophilus includes these protein-coding regions:
- the fpoC gene encoding F420H2 dehydrogenase subunit FpoC; translated protein: MDAEKIIDSLTSKFPEAISDTNIESERRISAYADADNIVDVCQYLKDELQFGHLSSETAVDLIQKNEIDVVYHIGSYDHPVVLTLKAKLPRDNPQIESVVPVYWNANWYERETYELFGVQYTNHPDLRNLVLPDELLGEWPLRKDYKGFPQNTAKNLV